TCCTCTACCGCCGGGCCGAGCGCGCAACGGCTTGGAGTCGGCCTTCGGCCGACGACCAATAGACTTCGACCGGCGGAGCCGGTCGACTAGGCCGGCTCGCGGCGCAGGACCAGGACGGCGGCGTCGTCGTCGAGGTGGCCGCCGGAGTGGCTGAGGACCTGCTTGAGGACGACCTCGGCCACGGCGGCGGCGCTGGCCGCGACCGCCGGAGGGGCCGCCTCCAGCCCTTCGGTCCCGAACTCCTGCCGCTCGGGGTTGCGGGCCTCGACCACGCCGTCGGTGTAGAGCACCACGCAGCGGCCCGGCGGCAGGGTGAACCGGGCCGTCTGGTAGGTGGCCTCGGGGAACAGCCCGACCGGCAGCGACCCGGCGAAGGCCAGCATCCGCGGGGTGGGCCCGGTGAGCAGCGGGGGCGGGTGGCCGGCGCTGGACCAGCTCACCTCGCCGGACGCGGGGTCAAGGACGAGCAGCAGCAGGGTCGCGTACTCGTCCTCCACGAACTCCTCCAGGACCCGCCGGTTGAAGGCGGTCAGGACCCGGCCCGGCGTGCGGCCCTCCTCGACCAGGGTGCGCAGCTCGTAGCGGAGCCGGACGGTGTGCCTGGCCGCGGCCACGCCCTTGCCGCAGACGTCGCCGATGACGGCCGCGGCCCGCCCTCCCTCCAGCGGGAACAGGTCGTAGAAGTCGCCTCCGACCTGCGCCACCTCGCTGGCCGATCGGTACAGGGCGCCGGCGTCCAGGCCGGGCACGGTCGGGAAGTCGGCCGGCAGCACGGCCGCCTGGAGGGAGGTGACCGCCTCGCGGAGGACGCTGACCAGCCGGGCCCGCTCGATGATGACGCTCAGGTAGCTGGTCAGGGTCTCAAGGAAGGCCAGCTCGGGCCGGCTGAAGCGGTGCCGCCGCTGGGTGTAGTTGACGAACAGGACCCCCAGCGGCCGGCCCGGACTGCCCAGGCGCACGGCCACGTAGGAGCGGACCCCGAAGCGCTCGATGTAGGGCCGCTCGGGCCCACGGACCTGGTCGGCCCGGGCGTGCACGACCGGGCGGCCGGTGCGCACGACCTCGGCCACCTCCGGCCACTGGGCGAGGACGATGCGCATGCCGAGCACGACCTCGTCGTCCATGCCGACGTGGGCCCGCCCGGCGAGCACGTCGCCCCGCTCGTCGAGCAGGAACAGGCTGGCCGAGTCGGAGCCCAGCAGCCGCGCCGCCTCTCCGGTGACCAGGTACAGCAGGGCGTTCAGGTCCTCGACCGAGGCGATGGCGGCGGCCAGGTCGACCAGGCTGCGCAGCCGCGCCGAGGTGACCCGGGCCCGCGACAGGTCCCGGCTGCGCTCGGCCGCGATCGCCTCGGCCCGGGCCCGGGCCGTCACCTCGGCGGTGGTCTCCCTGGCGATGATCAGCACCCGGGTCGGCTGGGCGCTCGGCTGGGGCAGGCGCGAGCAGGTCATGGAGAAGGAGCGGGCCCGGCCCGGCTCACACCACTCCAGGGCGGCGTCCTCGACCGCCACCGTCTGGCCGGTCTCGGCCACCTGCAGCAGCAGGTGGAGGAAGCCGGCCGGCCCGGCCTCGGGGAACACCTCGGCCACCGGCGCCCCGACCATCGGCTTGTCCGGGCGCAGGGCCTTGGCCACGTCGTTGGCCAGCTCGACGACCATGTCGGGGGCGCGGGCCACGGCCACGGCCAGCGGGCTCATGTCGACCAGGGCGGTGACCAGGTCGCGCTCCTCCCGCAGCTCGCGCAGGATCGTCTCCTCGCGCCCGACGTCGCGGAAGCTGACCCAGGCGCCGGTCTCGCCGCCGTCCAGCTCGACCGGGCCGCCGGTGCAGCGGACCCAGCGGGCGACCCCGTCCTGGGCGACGAACTGGAACTGGAGCTCCTCGACGCGCTCGCCGGCCAGGACCCGGGCGGCCGGCCACTGCTCGACCGGGACGGGCTCCCCGTCGGGGTCGCGCACGTCAAAGCGGGCCGCCAGCTCCGGGAAGGAACCGGGCAGCTGGCCCAGGCCGGTGAGGCCCATGATGCGGAGGGCCTCGGCGTTGGCGTAGCGGAGGCGGCCGGAGGCGTCCACGACCGCCACCCCCTCGGCCAGCTGGCCGAGGACGTCGCCCAGGATCGCGCCCGACGCTCCGTCGGGGCCGGGCGGAGGCAGATCGCTTGGCCTGTCCACGGCCGCAGTCTGCCCGACCGCCCGCCCTAGCAGCAATGCAGGGAGTTACCGCTCGATCGGCACCCCGACCAGGGAGCCCCACTCGGTCCAGGAGCCGTCGTAGTTGCGGACCCGCGGGTAGCCGAGCAGCTCGTGGAGGACGAACCAGGTGTGGGCTGAGCGCTCGCCGATGCGGCAGTAGGCGACCACGTCCTTGCCGGCCTCGACACCCTGGGCGCCGTACAGGTCGGCCAGCTGGTCGTCGGTGAGGAACTTGCCGGTGGAGCCGTCGACCGACTTGGCCCAGGGGATGTTGACCGCGCCCGGGATGTGGCCCGGCCGCTGGGCGGCCTCCTGGGGCAGGTGGTCGGGGGCGAGCTTCTCGCCGCGGAACTCCTCGGGCGAGCGGACGTCGACCAGGGCCGCGCCCTCGCCGGTCCGGACGGCCTCCAGGACCTGGTCGCGGAAGGCACGGATGGAGGTGTCGGGCTCGCGCACCGGGTAGCCGCTGGTCGACCGCACCTCGGCCGGGTCGCCGGTGAGCTCGCGGCCCTCCAGCTCCCACGCCTTGCGGCCGCCGTCCAGGAGCTTGACCGATCCGTGGCCGTAGACCTTGTAGTACCAGTAGGCGTAGGCGGCGAACCAGTTGTTGTTGCCCCCGTACAGGATCACGGTCGTTTCCGGGGTGATGCCCAGGGTGTCCTGCAGCTTGGCGAACTGCTCGGGGGCGATGAAGTCCCGGCGCAGCGGGTCCTGCAGGTCGGTGTTCCAGTTGACGGCCACGGCCCCGCGGATGTGCCCGCGGGCGTAGGCGTCGGTGTCCTCGTCGACCTCGACGACGCGGATGCCGGGGTCGTCCAGGTTGGCAGCCAGCCAGTCGGTGGAGACCAGCAGCTCGTCACGGTTGGCCATGTGTACGGATGCCTCCTCGGGCAGCGTGGGGAGATGAGGAAGCGGCCGCGGCCCGGCTCCGGCCCCTAGCGTGGGGCGAGCTGGGCCGCGACCCGCCGACACGGCGGGCGTCCGGCGGCCGAGTTGCCCGTCCCGAGCCCCATGGGCGCGCAGGCACGGGTCGTCAGCGCGGCGGGACCCCGGCGAACGCTCACGGGATCCACTTCCGGCTGGGCCATCAGTACGATCATGGTGGTACAGGCTGCCAGCGGAGCGGGCACCCCGTCAACGAACCGTACCTCCGAGGAGTCTCAAGGAGTCCCGATGGCCTTCACCCCAGAGAGCGACGACGCGCTGGTCGTGGTCGACGTGCAGCGCGACTTCTGCCCGGGGGGAAGCTTGGCCGTCCCCGACGGCGACCAGGTCGTCCCCGTCATCAACCGGCTCGCACCGAAGTTCCAGACCGTGGTCACCACCCACGACAGCCACCCGCCCGACCACTCCTCGTTCGCCAGGCACGGCGGTCCCTGGCCGGACCACTGCGTCGAGGGCACGCCCGGCTGGGACCTCCATCCCGACCTGGAGCTCGACCCTCACCACCAGGTGTTCAAGGGACGCGACCGGGAGGTGGACGGCTACAGCGGCTGGAGCCCGGAGCTGGCCGACTTCCTGTCCCGGCGGGGCACGACCCGGGTGGTGGTGGTCGGGCTCGCCCTCGACTACTGCGTGCAGGCGACCGCCCTGGACGCCCGCGTCGCCGGCTACGAGGTGGTGGTCCTCACCGACGCCACCCGGGCGGTCAACGTCAAGCCGGACGACGGCGAGCGGGCCCTTGACGGACTGCGGGCCGCCGGCGTCCGCGAGGACCGCGCCGAGGTCTAGCGCGGTCTGGCGTTGTAGTTTGCGGGCCGGGGGCTACCGGTCCAACACTGAGGCAGAGAAGGAGGGATGGTTGACCGAGACCCCCATGACCGACGGCGAGCTGCGGCGGGTGCTGCTGCTCGGCCCCCCCGGAGCCGGCAAGGGCACCCTGGGCCCCCATCTCTCCGAGCTGCTCGGCGTGCCCCACGTGTCGGCGGGGCGGCTGCTGCGGGCCGCGGCCTCCGGGGACGACCCGCACCGCATCGCCGAGCAGGTGCAGCGCGGCCATCCGGTGCCCGACCGGGTCGCGCTCCAGGTGATCGGGGCCGAGCTCGGCCCCGGGTTCATTCTCGACGGCTTCCCGCGCAACGTCCGCCAGGCGGTCGAGCTGGACCGGCTGCTGGAGGGCGACGGCCGCGACCTCCAGCTGGTGCTGGAGCTGGTCGTGCCCGACGAGGTCGCCTCGGCCCGGCTGTCGCGGCTGGCCCGGATGGAGAGCCGCAGCGACGACAGCCCGGACACGGTGGCGGCGCGGCTGGTCACCTACCGGCGCGAGGCCGGGCCGCTGCTGGCCCACTACACCGGCCGGGTCCGGCGGGTCAGCGCCTCCGGCGACGTCGACGAGGTGTTCCTCCGGGCCGAGCGGGCCCTGGCCTCCCGGCCCCGGACCCCCTCCGGCTGACGACGACGGCTGGGAGTCGGCCTGCGGCCGACGATCGACAGGCTCCGACCGGCGAAGCCGGTCGGTCAGCCGACCAGCGGGCTGCGCCGCTCGACCAGGACCACGTCCCGCCAGCGGCCGCCGAGCTTGCCCAGCCGCTCGCGCACCCCGACGGTGCGGAAGCCGCAGCGCCGGTGCAGGGCCAGGCTGGCCTGGTTCTCGGGGAAGATCCCGGCCTGGACCGTCCAGATGCCGGCCGCCTCGGCGCCGGCGACCAGCCGCTCCAGCAGGGCCCGGCCGACCCCGTGGCCGGCGGCGTCCGCGGCCACGTAGACGCTGGCCTCGGCCACCCCGGCGTACGCGCAGCGCTCGGAGACGGGGGAGAGGGCGGCCCAGCCCACGACCCGGCCGCCGGCCGCCGCGACCAGCCGGTGGCCGGCCAGGTGGCCGCCGTCCCAGGCCTCCCAGGTGGGGGCGGCGGTCTCGAAGGTGGCGTCGCCGCTCGCGATGCCCTGCTCGTAGATGGCCCTGACCGCCGGCCAGTGGTCGGCGGTCAGCGGCTGGATGGTGGGCGCGTCCATGGGGGCCATGATGCACCGCGCGGGTCTCCGGGCGCCGCCCGGGTGGGCGGCTACCTCCCGGGCAGGCGCAGCCGGGCCGTCTCGAACGTGGCCACCCGGGCCAGGATGCGGTCGCGCCGGGCCGCCGTCGCCACCAGGACCAGGCCGAGGCCGAGGGCGCCGGTGCCGGCCAGCAGCAGGGAGGCGCTCCGGGACGGGCCGGTGAAGGGCAGGTTGCACATGGCCGCGCCCTTGGCCATCACGTGGTCGGCGAAGGCGACCTTGGCGCCGTCGGACCGGCTGACGGTCAGGCGGAGGCGCAGGACCTTGTTCAGGCGGGCCGGCAGCTTGGCCATGAACTCGCCCTTGGCCGAGGTCCGCACCGTCTGCCCGGCCAGGGTGCCGCCGGTGTCGCGGTTGGTCAGGGTCAGCTGCACGGCCGTGCTCCTGGGCATGCCCTTGCCCATGGCCGTGATGCTGGTGCAGGTCATGTCGTGCAGGCCGACGTGGTGCTTGGTCTCGGCGGAGGCGGCGGCCGGCAGCGACAACGCCGCCATCAGGAGAACGATCGCCAAGATCCTCCACGGGCGCATGCTGGTGTCCTTTCCGGTAGGGGCCGGTCAGCTCATCGACATCGACGAGGTGGCGCGGATCGCCAGGTCGTCCACCAGCAGGTTGGTCCCGCTGGTCAGGGTGGGGGCGAGAATCTCGACGGCCAGGGTCGTGCCCGGCCGGTGGGTGTCGTGGGAGACCTCGAGGCGCTGCCACTCGCCGGCCGTGGCCACGGCGCCGACGGTGTCGACCGAGTAGCGCCTGCCCCCGCGGAGCTCGAACAGGTTGACCTGGACCTCGACCCCGGGCCTGCTGGCCCGGACCCAGGCGGTCGCCTCGTAGCGCCGGTCCGACTGCAGCCGTGCCACCTCGGCGTGCAGGGCGCCCGGCTGGCGGGACGACCCGCGGGTCAGGCGCAGCGCCCAGTCGCCCTGGCGGCCCTCCTCGACCCGTTCCAGGCCGGCCCGCC
This region of Actinomycetota bacterium genomic DNA includes:
- a CDS encoding SpoIIE family protein phosphatase; protein product: MDRPSDLPPPGPDGASGAILGDVLGQLAEGVAVVDASGRLRYANAEALRIMGLTGLGQLPGSFPELAARFDVRDPDGEPVPVEQWPAARVLAGERVEELQFQFVAQDGVARWVRCTGGPVELDGGETGAWVSFRDVGREETILRELREERDLVTALVDMSPLAVAVARAPDMVVELANDVAKALRPDKPMVGAPVAEVFPEAGPAGFLHLLLQVAETGQTVAVEDAALEWCEPGRARSFSMTCSRLPQPSAQPTRVLIIARETTAEVTARARAEAIAAERSRDLSRARVTSARLRSLVDLAAAIASVEDLNALLYLVTGEAARLLGSDSASLFLLDERGDVLAGRAHVGMDDEVVLGMRIVLAQWPEVAEVVRTGRPVVHARADQVRGPERPYIERFGVRSYVAVRLGSPGRPLGVLFVNYTQRRHRFSRPELAFLETLTSYLSVIIERARLVSVLREAVTSLQAAVLPADFPTVPGLDAGALYRSASEVAQVGGDFYDLFPLEGGRAAAVIGDVCGKGVAAARHTVRLRYELRTLVEEGRTPGRVLTAFNRRVLEEFVEDEYATLLLLVLDPASGEVSWSSAGHPPPLLTGPTPRMLAFAGSLPVGLFPEATYQTARFTLPPGRCVVLYTDGVVEARNPERQEFGTEGLEAAPPAVAASAAAVAEVVLKQVLSHSGGHLDDDAAVLVLRREPA
- a CDS encoding sulfurtransferase gives rise to the protein MANRDELLVSTDWLAANLDDPGIRVVEVDEDTDAYARGHIRGAVAVNWNTDLQDPLRRDFIAPEQFAKLQDTLGITPETTVILYGGNNNWFAAYAYWYYKVYGHGSVKLLDGGRKAWELEGRELTGDPAEVRSTSGYPVREPDTSIRAFRDQVLEAVRTGEGAALVDVRSPEEFRGEKLAPDHLPQEAAQRPGHIPGAVNIPWAKSVDGSTGKFLTDDQLADLYGAQGVEAGKDVVAYCRIGERSAHTWFVLHELLGYPRVRNYDGSWTEWGSLVGVPIER
- a CDS encoding isochorismatase family protein, with amino-acid sequence MAFTPESDDALVVVDVQRDFCPGGSLAVPDGDQVVPVINRLAPKFQTVVTTHDSHPPDHSSFARHGGPWPDHCVEGTPGWDLHPDLELDPHHQVFKGRDREVDGYSGWSPELADFLSRRGTTRVVVVGLALDYCVQATALDARVAGYEVVVLTDATRAVNVKPDDGERALDGLRAAGVREDRAEV
- a CDS encoding nucleoside monophosphate kinase — protein: MTETPMTDGELRRVLLLGPPGAGKGTLGPHLSELLGVPHVSAGRLLRAAASGDDPHRIAEQVQRGHPVPDRVALQVIGAELGPGFILDGFPRNVRQAVELDRLLEGDGRDLQLVLELVVPDEVASARLSRLARMESRSDDSPDTVAARLVTYRREAGPLLAHYTGRVRRVSASGDVDEVFLRAERALASRPRTPSG
- a CDS encoding GNAT family N-acetyltransferase encodes the protein MDAPTIQPLTADHWPAVRAIYEQGIASGDATFETAAPTWEAWDGGHLAGHRLVAAAGGRVVGWAALSPVSERCAYAGVAEASVYVAADAAGHGVGRALLERLVAGAEAAGIWTVQAGIFPENQASLALHRRCGFRTVGVRERLGKLGGRWRDVVLVERRSPLVG
- a CDS encoding carbohydrate binding domain-containing protein; the encoded protein is MQRTPPRHLAPPPRTRARDHLLVESILAVVAIGLTTAILIGSLLERPESSAARLPNLLPPAPTTTRAAATTPSPATTAAPTPTDGNLLADAGFEAGLAGWDAVGRAGLERVEEGRQGDWALRLTRGSSRQPGALHAEVARLQSDRRYEATAWVRASRPGVEVQVNLFELRGGRRYSVDTVGAVATAGEWQRLEVSHDTHRPGTTLAVEILAPTLTSGTNLLVDDLAIRATSSMSMS